The following coding sequences are from one Streptomyces dengpaensis window:
- a CDS encoding HNH endonuclease produces the protein MAVSKRLRYEILRRDQHTCRYCGASAPAVPLRVDHVTPVALGGTDTPDNLVTSCEPCNSGKSSATVDAATVADVSDDALRWAAAMTQAAEELREQQAPKVAYRQVFQDAWNGWTWERDGKKETFDLPKDWKGSLDAFREAGLPQDVWPDIVEKSMTNKTVRSENLFRYCCGIGWRMVGELQERARAIVGVTPDASNPIDSVVQAAVDTWKGNKFGDISDDELARFEASAVAAREAEEEDAHRIVQAGQYAAWYGETEVVAALAKLDRDEALQEWTFAWLSAAGEWPDDEPTEQARTQIDRLLNGQVNVARVTRAAIYAGSRRSVRIYFGLSEAELKISGQHEVISKSVEAWVQAYHSTAGHWPSKAEVSAFFASMRRIGADGEIWIDDIYPAAAAAGAYLDPDISTCLTRHLSVFEAAARPLAPAA, from the coding sequence ATGGCCGTCTCCAAGCGCCTTCGCTACGAGATCCTCCGCAGGGATCAGCACACCTGCCGCTACTGCGGCGCGTCCGCCCCGGCAGTCCCGCTGCGCGTCGATCACGTCACCCCGGTCGCGCTCGGCGGCACCGACACACCCGACAACCTCGTCACGTCCTGCGAGCCGTGCAACAGCGGCAAGAGCAGCGCCACCGTCGACGCGGCCACGGTCGCCGACGTCAGCGACGACGCGCTCCGGTGGGCCGCCGCCATGACGCAGGCCGCCGAGGAACTGCGCGAGCAGCAGGCCCCGAAGGTCGCGTACCGGCAGGTATTCCAGGACGCCTGGAACGGATGGACCTGGGAGCGTGACGGGAAGAAGGAAACGTTCGACCTCCCCAAGGACTGGAAGGGAAGCCTCGACGCCTTCCGCGAGGCCGGCCTGCCGCAGGACGTCTGGCCCGACATCGTCGAGAAGTCGATGACCAACAAGACGGTCAGGTCGGAGAACCTCTTCCGCTACTGCTGCGGCATCGGCTGGCGCATGGTCGGCGAACTCCAGGAGCGGGCGCGCGCGATCGTAGGCGTCACTCCAGATGCGTCGAATCCCATCGATTCAGTCGTTCAGGCAGCCGTCGACACCTGGAAGGGCAACAAGTTCGGCGACATCAGCGATGACGAACTCGCCCGCTTCGAGGCGAGCGCGGTAGCAGCACGCGAGGCGGAAGAGGAAGACGCTCACCGCATCGTTCAGGCCGGCCAGTACGCAGCCTGGTACGGCGAAACCGAAGTGGTCGCCGCACTCGCCAAGCTCGACCGCGACGAAGCCTTGCAGGAATGGACCTTCGCATGGCTGTCCGCCGCAGGGGAGTGGCCTGACGACGAGCCAACTGAGCAGGCGCGCACGCAGATCGACCGTCTCCTCAACGGTCAGGTGAACGTCGCGCGGGTCACGCGGGCTGCGATCTATGCCGGGTCCCGCCGTTCGGTACGGATCTACTTCGGTCTCTCCGAGGCGGAGCTCAAGATCAGCGGCCAGCACGAGGTCATCTCGAAGTCCGTAGAGGCGTGGGTCCAGGCGTATCACTCCACGGCCGGCCACTGGCCCTCGAAGGCTGAGGTCTCCGCCTTCTTCGCCAGCATGCGGCGGATCGGGGCCGACGGCGAGATCTGGATCGACGACATCTACCCGGCGGCTGCCGCAGCTGGCGCCTATCTCGACCCGGACATCTCCACGTGCCTGACCCGACACCTGTCTGTATTCGAGGCCGCGGCTCGCCCGCTCGCGCCTGCCGCCTGA
- a CDS encoding helix-turn-helix domain-containing protein: MSIKVTNWVWARSESRNGARLVMLALADRADDKGLAWPSIEDLMDRTKLSRRAVQKGIAALVDDGELTVENGGGRHRSNRYRIIPKPCTSDAVTPEEQRTSDAVLDSETAHFEQETASDVRETAHSATRNSVQSAPEPPVEPSREPSGNHHNNRPARQDRRPTARGVEEAPLPEEITRLQDAMSGAGINLPWKFLGDDMIRVLNDVKRLGIPLMVEQALKAEQGANPPPFSSRWFYDGWHAIRTPVDLEGASDGSNVVALRTSPAATRQQQETNDLFDRAMARAKARMEQESS, encoded by the coding sequence GTGAGCATCAAGGTCACCAACTGGGTGTGGGCCCGGTCTGAGTCCCGTAACGGGGCTCGGCTGGTCATGCTCGCGCTGGCCGACCGGGCGGATGACAAGGGGCTTGCTTGGCCTTCCATCGAAGACCTTATGGATCGGACCAAGTTGTCTCGCCGCGCGGTCCAGAAGGGGATTGCTGCGCTCGTTGACGACGGCGAGTTGACGGTTGAGAACGGTGGCGGCAGGCACCGCTCGAACCGCTACCGGATCATCCCGAAACCGTGCACATCTGACGCGGTTACTCCCGAGGAACAGCGCACATCTGACGCGGTATTGGACTCAGAAACAGCGCACTTTGAGCAGGAAACAGCGTCAGATGTGCGCGAAACAGCGCACTCTGCGACGCGAAACAGCGTCCAGAGTGCACCCGAACCACCAGTAGAACCGTCAAGGGAACCGTCAGGGAACCACCACAACAACCGGCCAGCTCGACAAGATCGACGCCCTACGGCCCGAGGTGTGGAAGAAGCCCCGCTTCCCGAGGAAATCACCCGCCTCCAGGACGCCATGAGCGGCGCCGGGATCAACCTGCCCTGGAAGTTCCTCGGCGACGACATGATCCGGGTCCTCAACGACGTCAAGCGCCTCGGCATCCCGCTGATGGTCGAGCAAGCCCTCAAGGCCGAACAGGGCGCCAACCCGCCGCCCTTCAGCTCCCGCTGGTTCTACGACGGCTGGCACGCCATACGCACACCCGTCGACCTCGAAGGCGCCTCCGACGGCAGCAACGTCGTCGCGCTCCGCACCTCGCCGGCCGCCACCCGCCAGCAGCAAGAGACCAACGACCTCTTCGACCGCGCCATGGCGCGCGCCAAAGCCCGAATGGAGCAGGAATCTTCATGA
- a CDS encoding VUT family protein, protein MNVRGPVTVAAYIATIPAANLLVQHVGPVPVGFGYTAPAGVYMVGLALVLRDLAREAVGRAAVLAAIAVGAVVSYFLATPALAVASAAAFVVAETMDFAVYEPLRERGLLVAMGVSNAVGLLADSVIFLWLAFGSLEFLPGQILAKAYMTAAAIAVIAAVRPRRVEVAA, encoded by the coding sequence ATGAACGTCCGTGGCCCCGTCACTGTTGCCGCGTACATCGCGACCATTCCCGCCGCGAACCTGCTTGTGCAGCATGTCGGGCCCGTGCCCGTCGGCTTCGGGTACACCGCCCCGGCCGGGGTCTACATGGTCGGCCTGGCGCTGGTGCTGCGTGACCTGGCCCGGGAGGCAGTTGGCAGGGCCGCGGTCCTTGCCGCCATCGCCGTCGGCGCCGTCGTCTCGTACTTCCTCGCCACGCCCGCGCTGGCCGTTGCTTCGGCTGCCGCGTTCGTGGTCGCCGAGACCATGGACTTCGCCGTCTACGAACCGCTCCGGGAGCGGGGCCTGCTCGTTGCGATGGGCGTCTCGAACGCAGTCGGTCTCCTCGCCGACAGCGTGATCTTCCTCTGGCTGGCGTTCGGCTCGCTCGAGTTCCTGCCCGGCCAGATCCTCGCCAAGGCGTACATGACCGCCGCAGCGATAGCCGTGATCGCCGCGGTCCGGCCGCGCCGCGTCGAGGTGGCCGCCTAG
- a CDS encoding DUF7221 family queuine tRNA-ribosyltransferase-like protein — MKFMLGTHMANWLWDDDVRLDGVTLFISRNRLAKRVSAFPAARRDWALDSGGFTELKDHGGWRTSPEEYAAEVRRYREQLGRLLWAAPQDWMCEPWVIFGGVHNGQRFAGTQEARGINPGKPDDLEAAVRMHQEFTVQNYLELQRIAPDLPWIPVLQGWALEDYERCAQMYADAGVDLAAAPVVGLGSVCRRQATEEIARIVDTFHGRGLRLHGFGVKTDGLADYGDQLVSADSMAWSVGGRRNPRLPECTHRAKNCANCATYALRWHQRIVNAPPTWRQHHLFAA, encoded by the coding sequence ATGAAATTCATGCTCGGAACCCACATGGCGAACTGGCTTTGGGACGACGACGTGCGCCTTGACGGCGTGACGCTGTTCATCTCCCGCAACCGGCTTGCCAAGCGCGTCAGCGCCTTCCCGGCCGCCCGCCGGGACTGGGCGCTCGACAGTGGCGGGTTCACCGAGCTGAAGGACCACGGCGGCTGGCGCACCTCGCCCGAGGAGTACGCCGCCGAGGTTCGGCGCTACCGCGAGCAGCTGGGCCGTCTGCTGTGGGCCGCGCCGCAGGACTGGATGTGCGAACCCTGGGTGATCTTCGGCGGTGTTCACAACGGGCAGCGGTTCGCCGGAACCCAGGAAGCCCGCGGCATCAACCCCGGCAAGCCCGACGACCTCGAGGCCGCGGTGCGTATGCACCAAGAGTTCACCGTCCAGAACTACCTCGAACTCCAGCGCATTGCCCCCGACCTGCCGTGGATACCGGTCCTACAAGGCTGGGCGCTCGAGGACTACGAGCGGTGCGCACAGATGTACGCCGACGCGGGCGTCGACCTCGCCGCTGCCCCGGTTGTCGGCCTTGGGTCCGTGTGCCGACGGCAGGCCACCGAAGAGATCGCCCGCATCGTCGACACCTTCCATGGCCGCGGCCTGCGCCTGCATGGCTTCGGCGTGAAGACCGATGGGCTCGCTGATTACGGCGACCAGCTCGTATCCGCCGACTCCATGGCCTGGTCGGTCGGAGGCCGCCGCAATCCCCGCCTCCCGGAATGCACCCACCGCGCGAAGAACTGCGCGAACTGCGCCACCTACGCCCTGCGCTGGCACCAGCGCATCGTCAACGCCCCACCCACCTGGCGACAGCACCACCTGTTCGCTGCCTGA
- a CDS encoding DNA-methyltransferase yields MTSPDTLDITLTPPPGGQILHQSDRATIIWGDCRDPDVIAQVPLDYDLLCTDPPYGVGWQSSRGKNFAKIEGDDGATDWPGVLRLWARRLRNSRHVYVFGYSSDELTEPLGLGPTAEIIWDKRAIGMGNLSMPWGPGHEVITFGVSNVNPKHGGKARQGGLTARMRQGSVIRVPRKNATAVTRHPTEKPWPLLAQLIESSTMRGDLVVDPCAGSGSTGVAAVLEGRRCFLVEVDRQYAELAVQRVQAAERLARQMEAS; encoded by the coding sequence ATGACCAGCCCCGACACCCTCGACATCACCCTCACCCCGCCCCCCGGCGGCCAGATACTCCACCAGTCCGACCGCGCCACCATCATCTGGGGAGACTGCCGCGACCCCGACGTCATAGCCCAAGTCCCCCTGGACTACGACCTGCTGTGCACCGACCCGCCCTACGGCGTGGGCTGGCAGTCCAGCCGGGGCAAAAACTTCGCCAAGATCGAGGGCGACGACGGGGCCACCGACTGGCCCGGCGTACTCAGGCTCTGGGCGCGCCGCCTGCGTAACTCCCGGCACGTCTACGTGTTCGGATACTCCTCGGACGAGTTGACCGAACCCCTCGGTCTCGGACCCACCGCCGAGATCATCTGGGACAAGAGGGCGATCGGCATGGGCAACCTGAGCATGCCCTGGGGGCCCGGACACGAAGTGATCACCTTCGGTGTGTCCAACGTGAACCCGAAGCACGGGGGGAAGGCCCGCCAGGGTGGGCTGACCGCCCGCATGAGGCAGGGATCCGTCATCCGCGTGCCTCGCAAGAACGCCACGGCCGTCACCCGGCATCCGACCGAAAAACCCTGGCCCCTGCTCGCACAACTGATCGAATCGTCCACCATGCGCGGCGACCTCGTCGTCGACCCATGCGCCGGATCGGGCAGCACCGGCGTTGCCGCCGTCCTCGAAGGCCGTCGCTGCTTCCTCGTCGAAGTCGACCGCCAGTACGCCGAACTCGCCGTCCAGCGAGTACAGGCGGCCGAGCGGCTCGCCCGGCAGATGGAGGCGTCGTGA
- a CDS encoding MazG-like family protein, whose product MLSTDQWATIRGLVAWLDSENGRSQQEITLRILKLTEEVGEAGQAWIGVTGQNPRKGVTHDRADVADELCDVIVTAAVALASVIDDPAGHLNVKLAKIAARSGVDA is encoded by the coding sequence ATGCTCAGCACCGACCAGTGGGCCACGATCCGCGGCCTCGTCGCCTGGCTCGACTCGGAGAACGGGCGCAGCCAGCAGGAGATCACCCTGCGCATCCTGAAGCTGACCGAGGAGGTTGGCGAGGCTGGCCAGGCCTGGATCGGCGTGACCGGCCAGAACCCGCGCAAGGGCGTCACGCATGATCGGGCGGACGTTGCCGATGAGCTGTGCGACGTGATCGTCACCGCGGCCGTCGCTCTCGCCTCGGTGATCGATGATCCGGCGGGGCACCTGAACGTGAAGCTGGCGAAGATCGCCGCCCGCTCGGGGGTGGACGCCTGA
- a CDS encoding NUDIX domain-containing protein, protein MTDTADPCELVDLVDREGRPTLQRIPRDTADDHPGLYLPIALVVVMSSITGDLLVHQRSSASDAAPGAVDHVCGAIQSGEPADVAARREAREEAGVALDVLLPVCAGVNDYGRYRHLYAGVTRAAAGDLAGEAGAEHLGYEPLTQLVGDAKAGRVFVKGFFDDLALAVRKLAANAVRGPVSWTGEARS, encoded by the coding sequence ATGACCGATACCGCCGACCCCTGCGAGCTTGTGGATCTTGTGGACCGCGAAGGCCGCCCGACACTCCAGCGGATCCCCCGCGATACCGCCGATGACCATCCGGGCCTGTACCTGCCGATCGCCCTCGTGGTCGTCATGTCCAGCATCACCGGCGACCTGCTCGTCCATCAACGGAGTTCCGCCTCTGATGCCGCACCCGGCGCCGTCGACCACGTATGCGGCGCCATCCAGTCCGGCGAACCCGCTGACGTTGCGGCCCGGAGGGAGGCCCGCGAGGAGGCCGGCGTGGCACTGGATGTGCTGCTGCCGGTGTGCGCTGGGGTCAACGACTACGGCCGCTACCGGCACCTGTATGCCGGGGTGACCAGGGCAGCGGCAGGCGACCTGGCTGGCGAGGCGGGGGCCGAGCATCTCGGCTACGAGCCGCTCACCCAACTCGTGGGGGATGCCAAGGCGGGGCGTGTTTTCGTCAAGGGCTTCTTCGATGATCTGGCGTTGGCGGTCCGGAAGTTGGCCGCCAATGCTGTCCGCGGTCCGGTGTCGTGGACCGGGGAGGCCCGGTCGTGA
- a CDS encoding helix-turn-helix domain-containing protein produces MTALTFRQRQVLTLAAFGNTNVMIARILDVHPTTVQTHLTAIYQQLGARDRANAVAIAIHRGDISLAELARIAAASSPRGAETQRAGTGRPQGAPEASGGARDVRGAPGAAGRRTAPQGEAAA; encoded by the coding sequence GTGACCGCTCTGACTTTTCGCCAGCGCCAGGTCCTCACCCTGGCCGCGTTCGGCAACACGAACGTGATGATCGCCCGGATCCTCGACGTCCACCCGACGACCGTTCAGACCCATCTCACGGCGATCTACCAGCAGTTGGGGGCCCGGGACCGGGCGAACGCAGTAGCGATCGCCATCCACCGGGGCGACATCAGCCTTGCTGAACTCGCCCGGATCGCAGCCGCATCGAGCCCACGAGGCGCCGAGACCCAACGAGCGGGCACAGGGCGACCTCAGGGCGCCCCGGAGGCGTCCGGCGGCGCTCGGGACGTCCGAGGCGCTCCCGGGGCCGCAGGGAGGCGTACAGCGCCGCAAGGGGAGGCGGCAGCGTGA
- a CDS encoding helix-turn-helix domain-containing protein: MSTYLLDVPELYRHLDVRRRQQGLTWRDLAALVDVSPSTFSRLADGHRPDADALVSLLVWLDLDDGLNYVIKPKEQQ, translated from the coding sequence GTGAGCACCTACCTCCTCGACGTCCCCGAGCTGTACCGCCACCTCGACGTGAGGCGGCGGCAACAGGGCCTCACCTGGCGGGACTTGGCCGCACTGGTCGACGTGTCCCCGTCCACGTTCTCCCGCCTCGCCGACGGCCACCGGCCCGACGCCGACGCCCTCGTCTCCCTGCTCGTCTGGCTCGACCTCGACGACGGGCTCAACTACGTGATTAAACCCAAGGAGCAGCAGTGA
- a CDS encoding DUF6907 domain-containing protein: protein MTLATPESAVASVPAPSAPAPRTWSFVDRHTGRPVTYSCMEGCTMNHDREVGATVFPEDVWCWFWSDPLTLPVNEHGTPEEFKVLDTVVKVEPWSPKIAERIPFAVIELVDDMFIDGLDPDGLATVIRTLSDRLEQMRETHARLVAVRSEYMGRMRS from the coding sequence ATGACTTTAGCAACCCCTGAGTCTGCCGTCGCCTCCGTGCCTGCCCCGTCTGCGCCGGCTCCTCGCACGTGGTCGTTCGTCGACCGCCACACCGGCCGGCCCGTGACGTACTCGTGCATGGAGGGCTGCACGATGAACCACGACCGCGAGGTCGGCGCCACGGTGTTCCCTGAGGATGTGTGGTGTTGGTTCTGGTCGGATCCGTTGACGCTGCCGGTGAATGAGCACGGCACGCCGGAGGAGTTCAAGGTTCTCGACACGGTGGTCAAGGTCGAGCCATGGTCCCCGAAGATCGCCGAACGCATCCCCTTCGCCGTCATCGAGCTCGTCGACGACATGTTCATCGACGGCCTGGACCCGGACGGTTTGGCCACCGTGATCCGCACGCTGTCTGACCGGCTGGAGCAGATGCGGGAGACGCACGCGCGTCTGGTCGCGGTCCGTTCCGAGTACATGGGACGGATGCGGTCCTAA
- a CDS encoding GntR family transcriptional regulator — protein MPETPERTALYRMFDESDGLLYVGITRDPETRWSMHAYTAARTWWPLVARKTVDWLPSRDDALKAELAAIQTEAPKHNVAGVPSPLALTAGALQKVDKRDRTARYAQVADELRGAIERSELTAGDRLPSFAELHQFFGVTVTTAQRALRILKDEGLIEGRKGEGVFVRAAGDRTVRVPVGQPGEAARLLRESMSEEDLATLAKLLATP, from the coding sequence ATGCCCGAAACCCCGGAGCGCACCGCGCTCTACCGGATGTTCGACGAGAGCGACGGCCTGCTCTATGTCGGCATCACCCGAGACCCCGAGACGCGCTGGTCAATGCACGCTTACACGGCGGCCCGCACTTGGTGGCCCCTCGTGGCCCGCAAGACCGTCGACTGGCTGCCGAGCCGGGATGACGCCCTCAAGGCCGAACTCGCGGCCATCCAGACCGAGGCCCCGAAGCACAACGTCGCAGGCGTTCCCTCCCCGCTCGCCCTCACCGCCGGCGCGCTCCAGAAGGTCGACAAGCGCGACCGCACCGCCCGATACGCCCAAGTCGCCGACGAGCTACGCGGGGCCATCGAGCGCAGCGAACTCACAGCTGGCGACCGACTCCCCTCCTTCGCCGAACTGCACCAGTTCTTCGGCGTCACCGTCACCACCGCACAGCGCGCCCTTCGCATCCTCAAGGACGAAGGTCTGATCGAAGGCCGCAAAGGTGAAGGGGTGTTCGTCCGCGCAGCAGGCGACCGCACCGTCCGAGTTCCGGTCGGCCAGCCAGGCGAGGCGGCACGCCTACTCCGCGAGTCGATGAGCGAAGAGGATCTGGCGACGCTCGCGAAGCTGCTCGCCACCCCGTAA
- a CDS encoding GntR family transcriptional regulator — translation MPRQSGEPPKYQEIADKLRGQIGDGTYPPGSMLPPERKIAEIEGVAVGTARRALAVLRDEGYTEARVGAGVYVRTWRPIVRNALKRLRTSQWGEGRSIWDVDIDDRDLEAVDVQIEHIPAPADVAHLLDVEEGRLVYRRNRKYLVDGVAVMRSTSYIPEDLARGTRITQVDSGPGGTYARLREAGHGPVKFREELRCRMPSAAEAEDLALAAATPVVEMCRSAQRADGRVVEVNRMILDASRYLLVYDFPA, via the coding sequence GTGCCACGCCAGTCCGGCGAACCGCCTAAGTACCAGGAGATCGCCGACAAGCTGCGCGGGCAGATCGGCGACGGAACCTACCCGCCCGGCAGCATGCTGCCCCCCGAGCGGAAGATCGCCGAGATCGAAGGGGTGGCAGTCGGCACCGCCCGCCGCGCTCTGGCAGTCCTGCGCGACGAGGGCTACACCGAAGCCCGGGTCGGTGCCGGTGTGTACGTGCGCACCTGGCGGCCGATCGTCCGCAACGCCCTGAAGCGGCTGCGCACTTCACAGTGGGGTGAAGGGCGGTCCATCTGGGACGTTGACATCGACGATCGCGACCTTGAGGCCGTAGACGTCCAGATCGAGCACATCCCGGCCCCGGCCGACGTGGCGCACCTGCTCGACGTCGAAGAAGGTCGGCTCGTCTATCGGCGCAATCGCAAGTACCTCGTGGACGGCGTTGCGGTGATGCGGTCGACGTCGTACATCCCGGAGGATCTCGCGCGTGGCACGCGGATCACGCAGGTCGACTCAGGGCCGGGCGGAACGTATGCGCGGCTCCGTGAGGCGGGTCATGGGCCGGTGAAGTTCCGCGAGGAGCTGCGCTGTCGCATGCCGTCCGCTGCTGAGGCGGAGGATCTGGCGCTCGCGGCGGCGACTCCGGTGGTGGAGATGTGTCGCTCCGCGCAGCGTGCCGACGGGCGCGTCGTTGAGGTCAATCGAATGATTCTGGACGCCTCGCGCTACCTGCTGGTCTACGACTTCCCCGCCTGA
- a CDS encoding helix-turn-helix domain-containing protein, translated as MTPVSVAPTGGFLTTGEVAIRIGGTPQHVRELIKSGRIEAIDIAKGDGRPRFRVSETALAAFLDSAAVRTTHVQSTSEVA; from the coding sequence GTGACGCCTGTCTCCGTCGCCCCCACGGGCGGCTTCCTCACCACTGGAGAGGTCGCCATCCGCATAGGCGGCACTCCGCAGCACGTGCGTGAACTGATCAAGTCCGGCCGCATCGAGGCGATCGACATCGCCAAGGGAGACGGCCGGCCCCGCTTCCGGGTCTCCGAGACGGCGCTCGCCGCCTTCCTCGACAGCGCGGCCGTCCGCACCACCCACGTCCAGTCCACCTCGGAGGTGGCGTGA